The proteins below come from a single Rhizobium tropici CIAT 899 genomic window:
- the prfA gene encoding peptide chain release factor 1 gives MAKLPVEKMRELERRFGEIEARMSAGPAADVYVKLASEYSELQPVVTKIRDYERALAEAADLEAMLSDKSVDREMRDLAEMELPEVKERIEALEKDIQVELLPKDAADEKSAILEIRAGTGGSEAALFAGDLFRMYERFAASNGWKVEVLSASDGEAGGFKEIIATISGKGVFSRLKFESGVHRVQRVPETEAGGRIHTSAATVAVLPEAEEIDIEIRPEDIRIDTMRSSGAGGQHVNTTDSAVRITHLPSGIVVTSSEKSQHQNRAKAMQVLRSRLFDMERQRADSERSADRKSQVGSGDRSERIRTYNFPQGRVTDHRINLTLYKLDRMMIGEIDEVVDALLADYQASQLAQLGEQT, from the coding sequence GTGGCGAAGCTCCCCGTTGAAAAAATGCGCGAGTTGGAACGTCGCTTCGGCGAGATCGAGGCGCGCATGTCCGCTGGCCCGGCCGCGGATGTCTATGTGAAGCTTGCTTCCGAATATTCCGAATTGCAGCCGGTCGTGACCAAGATCCGGGATTATGAGCGCGCTCTAGCCGAGGCTGCCGATCTTGAGGCCATGCTCTCCGACAAATCGGTCGATCGCGAGATGCGCGATCTTGCGGAGATGGAGCTGCCCGAGGTCAAGGAGCGCATCGAGGCGCTGGAAAAGGATATCCAGGTCGAGCTTCTGCCGAAGGACGCGGCCGACGAGAAAAGCGCGATCCTAGAAATCCGCGCTGGCACCGGCGGCTCCGAGGCGGCGCTTTTTGCCGGCGATCTTTTCCGGATGTATGAGCGTTTCGCCGCCAGCAACGGCTGGAAGGTGGAGGTGCTTTCGGCGAGTGATGGCGAAGCCGGTGGTTTCAAGGAAATCATCGCGACCATCAGCGGCAAGGGCGTGTTTTCCCGGCTGAAGTTCGAATCCGGTGTCCATCGCGTGCAGCGCGTGCCGGAGACCGAGGCGGGCGGGCGCATCCACACCTCGGCGGCGACCGTTGCCGTTCTGCCGGAGGCTGAGGAGATCGATATCGAAATCCGACCCGAGGATATCCGTATCGACACCATGCGCTCATCCGGCGCCGGCGGCCAGCACGTCAACACGACGGACTCGGCCGTGCGCATCACGCATCTTCCCTCCGGCATCGTCGTCACGAGCTCGGAAAAGTCGCAGCACCAGAACCGCGCCAAGGCGATGCAGGTCTTGCGTTCGCGCCTCTTTGACATGGAGCGCCAGCGCGCCGACAGTGAGCGTTCCGCCGACCGCAAAAGCCAGGTTGGCTCCGGCGACCGCTCCGAACGCATCCGCACCTATAATTTCCCGCAAGGGCGCGTCACCGATCACCGCATCAACCTGACGCTTTACAAGCTCGACCGGATGATGATCGGCGAGATCGACGAAGTGGTCGACGCGCTTTTGGCGGACTACCAGGCGAGCCAGCTCGCCCAGCTCGGCGAACAGACATGA
- the ptsP gene encoding phosphoenolpyruvate--protein phosphotransferase, producing the protein MRDLSGGPRVLLKRLRELMAEPLEPQERLDRIVRQIASNMVAEVCSAYVLRADGVLELYATEGLNKEAVHLSQLKMGQGLVGTIAASAQPLNLSDAQSHPAYRYLPETGEEIYHSFLGVPILRTGRSLGVLVVQNKASRTYREEELEALETTAMVLAEMIATGELKKITKPGLELDLTRSVTIDGDSYNEGIGLGYVVLHEPRIVVTNLLNEDTDKEIGRLAEALGSLRISIDDMLSRRDVSMEGEHREVLETYRMFAHDQGWVRKLEEAVRNGLTAEAAVEKVQSDTKARMMRLTDPYLRERMHDFEDLANRLLRQLIGHSGRTSAEGFPNDAVIFARAMGAAELLDYPRANIRGLVLEEGAVTSHVVIVARAMGIPVVGQAAGIVALAENGDSVIIDGDGGHVHLRPMADHQRSYEEKVRFRARRQEQFRALRSVEPVTKDGQRISLLMNAGLLVDLPQLAESGAEGIGLFRTELQFMIASTMPKADEQEAFYRNVLKQAGGRVVTFRTLDIGGDKVVPYFRAHEEENPALGWRAIRLSLDRPGLLRTQLRAMLKAAADNELKMMVPMVTEVSEIRAVRELLQKEVQHLSRFGHSLPRKLQFGAMLEVPALLWQLDELMAEVDFVSVGSNDLFQFSMAVDRGNARVSDRFDPLERPFLRILRDIVRAGERNKTPVTLCGELAGKTISAMALLGIGFRSVSMSPASIGPVKAMLLGLDLKALSEVMEAALDDRQPTSSMRDILARFAESHNIPL; encoded by the coding sequence ATGAGAGACCTATCCGGCGGTCCACGCGTTCTGCTCAAGCGGCTACGCGAATTGATGGCGGAGCCGCTGGAGCCGCAGGAGCGCCTTGACCGGATCGTCCGCCAGATTGCCAGCAACATGGTCGCCGAGGTGTGCTCGGCTTACGTGCTGCGTGCGGACGGAGTCCTCGAGCTTTATGCCACCGAGGGTCTGAATAAAGAGGCCGTACACCTTTCGCAATTGAAGATGGGGCAAGGCCTCGTCGGCACGATTGCGGCCTCCGCCCAGCCGCTCAATCTTTCGGACGCGCAATCGCATCCCGCCTACCGCTACCTGCCGGAAACCGGCGAAGAGATTTATCACTCCTTCCTCGGCGTGCCGATCCTGCGCACCGGCCGGTCGCTCGGCGTTCTCGTCGTCCAGAACAAGGCGAGTCGCACCTACCGCGAGGAAGAGCTGGAGGCGCTCGAAACGACGGCCATGGTGCTGGCCGAGATGATCGCGACCGGCGAGCTGAAGAAGATCACCAAGCCGGGTCTGGAGCTTGACCTCACACGCTCCGTCACGATTGATGGCGACAGCTACAATGAAGGGATCGGCCTCGGCTATGTCGTGCTGCACGAGCCGCGTATCGTCGTCACCAACCTGCTGAACGAGGATACCGACAAGGAAATCGGCCGTCTCGCCGAAGCGCTGGGATCGCTGCGCATTTCGATCGACGACATGCTCTCGCGCCGCGACGTTTCCATGGAAGGCGAACATCGCGAGGTTCTTGAAACCTACCGCATGTTCGCGCACGACCAGGGCTGGGTGCGCAAGCTCGAGGAAGCCGTCCGCAATGGCTTGACCGCTGAAGCCGCCGTCGAAAAGGTGCAGAGCGACACCAAGGCGCGCATGATGCGCCTCACCGATCCCTATCTGCGCGAACGCATGCATGATTTCGAGGATCTGGCAAACCGGCTTTTGCGGCAGCTCATCGGACATTCCGGGCGTACCAGCGCTGAAGGCTTTCCGAACGACGCGGTCATCTTTGCGCGTGCGATGGGTGCGGCGGAACTGCTCGATTATCCGCGCGCCAATATTCGCGGTCTGGTACTGGAAGAGGGCGCTGTCACGAGCCATGTCGTCATCGTGGCGCGCGCCATGGGCATTCCGGTCGTCGGGCAGGCGGCAGGCATCGTCGCGCTGGCGGAAAATGGCGATTCGGTCATCATCGATGGCGATGGCGGCCATGTTCACCTTCGGCCTATGGCCGATCATCAGCGCTCCTATGAGGAGAAGGTCCGGTTTCGTGCCCGCAGGCAGGAGCAGTTCCGGGCTCTGCGCTCCGTCGAGCCGGTCACCAAGGACGGGCAGCGCATTTCGCTGTTGATGAATGCCGGCCTGCTGGTGGACCTGCCGCAGCTTGCGGAATCAGGGGCCGAGGGTATCGGCCTGTTCCGTACCGAGCTGCAGTTCATGATCGCCTCGACCATGCCGAAGGCGGATGAGCAGGAAGCGTTCTATCGCAATGTCCTGAAGCAGGCGGGCGGCCGTGTCGTCACCTTCCGCACGCTCGACATCGGCGGCGACAAGGTCGTTCCCTATTTCCGGGCGCATGAGGAAGAAAATCCCGCGCTCGGCTGGCGTGCCATCCGTCTCTCGCTCGATCGTCCCGGCCTGTTGCGCACGCAGCTCAGGGCCATGCTCAAGGCGGCGGCCGACAACGAATTGAAGATGATGGTGCCGATGGTCACGGAAGTCTCCGAGATCAGGGCCGTGCGCGAACTTCTGCAGAAGGAAGTGCAGCACCTCTCGCGCTTCGGGCACAGCCTGCCGCGCAAGCTGCAGTTCGGCGCAATGCTCGAGGTGCCCGCGCTGCTGTGGCAGCTGGACGAGTTGATGGCGGAAGTCGATTTCGTCTCGGTCGGCTCCAACGACCTGTTCCAGTTCTCGATGGCGGTCGATCGCGGCAATGCCCGCGTTTCGGATCGCTTCGATCCGCTCGAGCGGCCGTTCCTGCGTATCCTGCGCGATATTGTGCGCGCTGGCGAACGCAACAAGACGCCGGTGACGCTTTGCGGCGAACTGGCGGGCAAGACGATTTCGGCTATGGCCCTGCTCGGAATCGGTTTCCGCTCGGTTTCGATGTCGCCGGCCTCGATCGGCCCGGTCAAGGCAATGCTGCTCGGGCTCGACCTCAAGGCCTTGTCCGAAGTCATGGAGGCCGCACTCGATGACAGGCAGCCGACGAGTTCCATGCGCGATATCCTTGCGCGCTTTGCCGAGAGCCACAATATTCCGCTTTAG
- a CDS encoding aspartate kinase, whose translation MARIVMKFGGTSVADLDRIKNVARHVKREVDAGHEVAVVVSAMSGKTNELVGWVQNMPKVSGANHSIYDAREYDAVVASGEQVTSGLLAIALQAMGINARSWQGWQIPIRTDNAHGAARILEIEGEDIIRRMGEGQVAVIAGFQGLGPDNRLSTLGRGGSDTSAVAIAAAVKADRCDIYTDVDGVYTTDPRIEPKARRLKKIAFEEMLEMASLGAKVLQVRSVELAMVFKVRTFVRSSFEDPDAPGMGDLLNPPGTLICDEEEIVEQEVVTGIAYAKDEAQISLRRLADRPGVSAAIFGPLAENHINVDMIVQNISEDGSKTDMTFTVPSGDVEKALRVLGENKEKIGYDVVQSESGLVKVSVIGIGMRSHAGVAATAFRALAEKGINIKAITTSEIKISILIDGPYAELAVRTLHSCYGLDKS comes from the coding sequence ATGGCACGCATCGTGATGAAATTCGGCGGGACCTCCGTCGCGGATCTGGACCGTATCAAGAATGTCGCACGCCATGTGAAACGCGAGGTCGATGCCGGACACGAAGTGGCTGTGGTCGTTTCCGCGATGTCTGGCAAGACCAACGAACTGGTCGGCTGGGTCCAGAACATGCCGAAAGTCTCCGGCGCCAACCACTCGATCTACGATGCGCGCGAATATGATGCCGTCGTGGCTTCGGGCGAGCAGGTCACATCAGGCCTTCTGGCGATTGCGCTGCAGGCCATGGGCATCAACGCCCGCTCCTGGCAGGGCTGGCAAATCCCGATCCGCACCGACAACGCCCATGGCGCCGCCCGTATTCTCGAGATCGAGGGCGAGGACATCATCCGCCGCATGGGTGAGGGCCAGGTCGCCGTCATCGCCGGCTTTCAGGGGCTCGGCCCCGACAACCGCCTCTCGACGCTCGGGCGTGGCGGTTCCGACACCTCGGCCGTTGCGATCGCCGCCGCCGTCAAGGCCGATCGCTGCGACATCTATACCGACGTCGATGGGGTCTATACGACCGATCCGCGCATCGAGCCCAAGGCGCGTCGCCTGAAGAAGATCGCCTTCGAGGAAATGCTCGAAATGGCCTCTCTCGGCGCAAAGGTGCTGCAGGTGCGCTCGGTTGAGCTCGCCATGGTGTTCAAGGTCCGCACTTTCGTGCGCTCTTCTTTCGAGGATCCCGATGCTCCGGGCATGGGCGATCTGCTTAACCCGCCCGGAACGCTGATTTGTGACGAGGAAGAAATCGTGGAACAGGAAGTAGTCACCGGCATTGCCTATGCCAAGGATGAGGCCCAGATCTCGCTGCGCCGTCTTGCCGACCGGCCGGGTGTTTCCGCCGCGATCTTCGGGCCGCTGGCCGAAAACCACATCAATGTCGACATGATCGTCCAGAACATTTCCGAGGACGGTTCGAAAACCGACATGACCTTCACGGTTCCGTCCGGCGATGTCGAGAAGGCGCTGCGCGTTCTTGGCGAGAACAAGGAAAAGATCGGCTACGACGTCGTCCAGAGCGAATCAGGCCTGGTCAAGGTTTCGGTCATCGGCATCGGCATGCGTTCGCATGCGGGCGTGGCCGCGACCGCTTTCAGGGCACTTGCCGAAAAAGGCATCAACATCAAGGCTATTACGACGTCAGAAATCAAGATTTCCATCCTGATCGACGGTCCTTATGCAGAACTCGCAGTCAGGACTTTGCATTCCTGCTACGGTCTGGATAAGAGTTGA
- the ubiG gene encoding bifunctional 2-polyprenyl-6-hydroxyphenol methylase/3-demethylubiquinol 3-O-methyltransferase UbiG, with the protein MNETAKSTIDQSEVDRFSAMAAEWWSPTGKFKPLHKFNPVRLAYIRDRACENFDRDPKSSKPLEGLRVLDIGCGGGLLSEPVARMGASVIGADPSEKNIGIASTHAKASGVPVDYRAVTAEQLAEAGETFDIVLNMEVVEHVADVEFFLSTCAKMVRPDGLMFVATINRTMKAAALAIFAAENVLRWLPRGTHQYEKLVRPEEIEKPLAASGLEITARTGVFYSPLQDRWNLSKDMDVNYMLLAKRANLS; encoded by the coding sequence ATGAACGAAACGGCAAAGAGCACGATCGACCAGAGCGAAGTGGACCGTTTCTCCGCCATGGCGGCCGAGTGGTGGAGCCCCACTGGCAAGTTCAAGCCGCTGCACAAGTTCAATCCTGTGCGCCTTGCCTATATCCGCGACCGCGCCTGCGAGAATTTCGACCGCGACCCGAAGAGCAGCAAGCCGCTTGAGGGCCTGCGCGTGCTCGACATTGGCTGCGGCGGCGGCCTGCTGTCGGAGCCGGTAGCCCGCATGGGCGCCAGCGTCATTGGCGCCGACCCCTCGGAAAAGAACATCGGCATTGCCTCAACGCACGCAAAAGCCTCCGGCGTTCCCGTCGACTACCGTGCCGTCACCGCCGAGCAGCTTGCTGAAGCCGGCGAAACTTTCGATATCGTCCTGAACATGGAAGTGGTGGAGCATGTCGCCGACGTCGAATTCTTCCTGTCGACCTGCGCGAAAATGGTGCGCCCCGACGGCCTGATGTTCGTCGCGACCATCAATCGCACCATGAAGGCAGCAGCGCTTGCCATTTTCGCGGCGGAAAACGTGCTGCGCTGGCTGCCGCGCGGCACTCATCAATACGAAAAGCTCGTGCGTCCTGAGGAGATCGAAAAGCCGCTTGCGGCAAGCGGTCTCGAGATCACCGCCCGCACGGGCGTATTCTATTCGCCGCTGCAGGATCGCTGGAACCTGTCGAAAGATATGGACGTCAACTATATGCTGTTGGCGAAGCGGGCAAACCTGAGCTGA
- a CDS encoding DUF3291 domain-containing protein encodes MPVAGSQHLAMYNFGLHVEAYESPAVEGFRLREAANFEAAARAHGFFGRSGYVGEPGTACWGEQVFPRFIEGSGFQTAPSSLSLWADIESLMAFTYSGVHADALKHGRHWNVRQSWPPLVLWWVEAGAVPRWQDGVERLEHLHDYGAGPRAFSFKQPYGSDGQPLEIDRSRIKEIVALNAATQGELLAHVLTLKI; translated from the coding sequence ATGCCGGTCGCCGGCAGCCAACATCTCGCCATGTATAATTTCGGGCTGCATGTCGAGGCCTATGAAAGCCCAGCCGTCGAGGGGTTTCGCCTGCGCGAGGCGGCGAATTTCGAGGCGGCGGCCCGTGCTCACGGTTTCTTTGGCCGCTCTGGCTATGTCGGCGAGCCGGGCACTGCCTGTTGGGGCGAGCAGGTTTTCCCGCGTTTCATCGAGGGTAGCGGCTTTCAGACCGCGCCGTCATCCCTATCGCTTTGGGCCGATATCGAATCGCTGATGGCATTCACCTATAGCGGCGTGCATGCCGACGCCCTGAAACATGGGCGGCACTGGAATGTCAGGCAGAGCTGGCCGCCGCTTGTCCTTTGGTGGGTGGAAGCTGGGGCCGTACCGCGATGGCAGGATGGGGTAGAGCGCCTAGAACACCTTCACGATTATGGCGCAGGCCCAAGGGCGTTCTCATTCAAGCAGCCCTATGGATCCGATGGTCAGCCACTTGAGATCGATCGTTCTCGTATCAAGGAAATCGTTGCGCTCAACGCTGCCACGCAGGGCGAGTTACTGGCGCATGTGCTGACACTGAAGATCTGA
- a CDS encoding DUF1178 family protein, producing the protein MIRYSLTCDNAHEFEGWFSESADFDRQVASGFLTCPVCNSGAISKLLMAPSVSTARKKDELQTLAMDAARKQALVKLKEAVDAIKANAEDVGTKFPEEARKIHYGEADARGIIGKATPDEAQALVEEGIEIAAVPVLPDDIN; encoded by the coding sequence TTGATCCGTTATTCGCTTACCTGTGACAACGCCCATGAGTTCGAGGGCTGGTTTTCCGAAAGCGCTGATTTCGATCGCCAGGTCGCAAGCGGTTTCCTCACCTGTCCTGTCTGCAATTCGGGTGCGATCTCCAAGCTCCTGATGGCGCCTTCGGTTTCGACGGCGCGCAAGAAGGATGAGTTGCAGACGCTCGCGATGGACGCAGCGCGCAAGCAGGCCTTGGTGAAACTCAAGGAAGCGGTCGACGCCATCAAGGCCAATGCCGAGGATGTCGGTACGAAATTCCCGGAGGAGGCCCGCAAGATTCATTACGGCGAAGCAGATGCGCGCGGGATCATCGGCAAGGCGACGCCGGACGAGGCACAGGCACTCGTCGAGGAAGGCATCGAGATCGCTGCTGTTCCTGTGCTGCCCGACGATATCAACTGA
- a CDS encoding carbon-nitrogen hydrolase family protein produces the protein MSFKAAAIQMCSGVDPVKNAADMTRLVRDAASKGAIYVQTPEMTGAVQKDRPGLRAVLRDEPNDIIVKTASELAKELGIHLHIGSTAIALDDGKIANRGFLFGPDGKLINRYDKIHMFDVDLDNGESWRESAVYRPGSEARIASLPFAELGFSICYDVRFPQLFRAQAVAGAEVMTVPAAFTKQTGEAHWEILLRARAIENGMFVIAAAQAGKHEDGRETFGHSMIIDPWGKVLASAGGTGEAVVIAEIDIAAVKSAHDKIPNLKNAREFSLEKIATPAAGGVAA, from the coding sequence ATGAGCTTCAAGGCCGCTGCCATCCAGATGTGTTCCGGCGTCGATCCGGTGAAGAACGCGGCTGATATGACCCGTTTGGTGCGGGATGCAGCCTCCAAGGGGGCGATCTACGTACAGACGCCGGAGATGACCGGCGCGGTGCAGAAGGATCGCCCGGGGCTGCGTGCCGTGCTGCGCGACGAGCCGAACGATATCATCGTCAAGACGGCCTCCGAGCTGGCGAAGGAACTTGGCATCCATCTTCACATCGGCTCGACGGCCATTGCGCTCGATGACGGCAAGATCGCCAATCGCGGTTTCCTCTTCGGTCCCGATGGCAAGCTCATCAATCGCTACGACAAGATCCATATGTTCGATGTCGATCTCGACAATGGCGAAAGCTGGCGCGAAAGCGCCGTCTACCGGCCGGGATCGGAAGCGCGCATCGCGTCGCTGCCGTTCGCCGAGCTCGGATTTTCCATCTGCTACGACGTGCGCTTTCCGCAGCTCTTCCGCGCCCAGGCCGTTGCCGGCGCCGAGGTGATGACGGTGCCTGCCGCCTTCACAAAGCAGACCGGCGAAGCGCATTGGGAAATCCTGCTGCGCGCCCGCGCCATCGAAAACGGCATGTTCGTGATTGCCGCCGCGCAGGCCGGCAAGCATGAGGACGGCCGCGAGACCTTTGGCCATTCGATGATTATCGATCCCTGGGGCAAGGTGCTGGCATCCGCCGGCGGTACGGGCGAAGCCGTCGTCATCGCCGAGATCGATATCGCCGCCGTCAAATCAGCCCATGACAAGATACCGAACCTGAAGAATGCGCGTGAATTTTCGCTGGAGAAGATCGCGACGCCGGCGGCTGGAGGCGTCGCTGCTTGA
- the grxC gene encoding glutaredoxin 3 yields the protein MASVVIYTREFCGYCARAKSLLESKGVDYVEHNATYSPEMRQEMIAKANGASTFPQIFINGEHVGGCDDIHALDRAGKLDPMLAA from the coding sequence ATGGCATCCGTCGTTATCTATACGCGTGAATTCTGCGGCTATTGCGCCCGCGCGAAATCCCTGCTCGAATCCAAAGGCGTCGATTATGTCGAACATAACGCCACCTATTCGCCCGAGATGCGGCAGGAGATGATCGCCAAGGCGAATGGCGCCTCGACCTTCCCGCAGATCTTCATCAATGGCGAGCATGTCGGTGGCTGTGACGATATCCACGCACTCGACCGGGCCGGCAAGCTCGATCCGATGCTGGCTGCCTGA
- a CDS encoding ComF family protein: MGMMGREITLSILGAGLKRPFVALADMVYPPACPGCGVSVGAHRGLCPACWSGIRFIERPYCEVLGSPFSHDLGVGILSAEAIADPPVFDRLRSAAVHDGIVRDLVLSLKYRDRTDLAPMMAGWMLRASDGTIANCDAIVPVPLHRARLFSRKYNQAAELARHIARLSGKPLLAATLLRVKRTTQQVGLGAKARQDNVRGAFAVSEHRAADIFGRRIVLVDDVYTTGATVAAATRALKKAGAADVTVLTFARVVGHLI; the protein is encoded by the coding sequence ATGGGGATGATGGGACGCGAAATCACCTTGTCTATCCTGGGCGCCGGGCTGAAAAGGCCTTTCGTGGCGCTTGCGGATATGGTCTATCCGCCCGCATGTCCGGGCTGTGGGGTTTCGGTCGGCGCGCATCGCGGTCTTTGCCCCGCATGCTGGTCGGGTATTCGCTTTATCGAGCGGCCCTATTGCGAGGTCCTTGGGAGCCCGTTTTCCCATGATCTCGGCGTGGGAATTCTGAGTGCCGAGGCGATTGCCGATCCGCCTGTCTTCGACCGGTTGCGCTCCGCCGCCGTTCATGACGGCATCGTGCGGGATCTCGTTCTCAGCCTGAAATATCGCGATCGCACCGATCTCGCGCCGATGATGGCGGGCTGGATGCTGCGGGCGAGTGATGGCACGATTGCGAATTGCGATGCGATCGTTCCGGTACCGCTGCACCGTGCGCGGCTGTTTTCGCGCAAGTACAATCAGGCTGCCGAGCTTGCCCGGCATATCGCCCGCCTTTCCGGCAAGCCGCTGCTGGCCGCAACGCTCCTGCGCGTCAAGCGCACGACCCAGCAGGTGGGTCTTGGAGCCAAGGCGCGGCAGGATAATGTGCGCGGCGCTTTCGCCGTTTCCGAGCATCGGGCCGCCGATATATTCGGGCGGCGCATCGTTCTCGTAGACGACGTTTACACCACCGGCGCCACGGTTGCCGCGGCCACGCGCGCGCTGAAGAAAGCAGGTGCTGCCGATGTCACTGTTTTGACCTTTGCAAGGGTCGTCGGCCATCTTATATGA
- a CDS encoding class I SAM-dependent methyltransferase, which translates to MEIVFDQSLLSARKRRALKQGDTKAAFLLDIAASELAERLAVTERHFDDAVELHGATGIAARLALATGKIGHLKRIESEKDFAAPDETIIEAPPEELPLAPESVNLVLSPLSLHVTNDTPGVFIQIRRALKADGLFLAAIPGSGTLQELRDVLLATEIELTGGASPRVIPFADVRDVGGLLQRAGFTLPVIDAENYTVRYDNLFALMRDLRAMGMTNPLVDRSRKPLTRAFFLRAAELYAERYSDPDGRIRATFSIIYVSGWTPHESQQKPLRPGSAKARLADALKVEEHKLKQ; encoded by the coding sequence ATGGAAATCGTATTCGACCAATCGCTGCTTTCGGCCCGCAAACGCCGGGCGCTAAAACAAGGTGATACGAAAGCGGCTTTCCTGCTCGATATTGCCGCCAGCGAACTGGCGGAACGGCTTGCCGTCACCGAACGCCATTTCGACGACGCGGTCGAGCTGCACGGCGCGACAGGCATTGCCGCGCGCCTCGCTCTGGCGACAGGCAAGATCGGCCATTTGAAAAGGATCGAAAGCGAGAAGGATTTTGCCGCTCCCGACGAGACCATCATCGAGGCGCCTCCGGAGGAGCTGCCGCTCGCGCCGGAATCGGTCAACCTCGTGCTTTCCCCGCTCAGCCTGCACGTCACCAACGACACGCCCGGCGTCTTCATCCAGATCCGCCGCGCGCTGAAGGCCGACGGCCTTTTCCTGGCGGCGATCCCCGGCTCGGGAACCCTGCAGGAACTGCGTGACGTGCTGCTCGCGACCGAAATCGAGCTGACGGGCGGCGCAAGCCCGCGCGTCATCCCCTTTGCCGATGTCCGCGATGTCGGCGGTCTCCTTCAGCGTGCAGGCTTTACACTGCCCGTCATCGACGCCGAAAACTATACCGTGCGCTACGACAATCTGTTTGCCTTGATGCGCGACCTGCGCGCCATGGGCATGACCAATCCGCTGGTCGATCGCAGCCGCAAGCCGCTGACGCGTGCCTTCTTTCTGCGTGCGGCCGAGCTCTATGCCGAGCGCTATTCCGATCCGGACGGGCGGATCAGGGCGACATTCTCGATCATCTACGTCTCAGGCTGGACGCCGCACGAAAGCCAGCAGAAGCCACTGCGACCGGGTTCCGCCAAGGCCCGCTTGGCGGATGCGCTCAAGGTTGAGGAGCACAAGCTCAAACAATAG
- a CDS encoding Flp family type IVb pilin: MRSVRRIFTDKTGATVIEYGLIAALMSAAIISGVGAFGGSLSNTFNLLSDTIQNSAASQN, translated from the coding sequence ATGCGTTCCGTTCGGCGTATTTTCACTGATAAGACCGGTGCCACGGTCATTGAATACGGCCTGATTGCAGCCCTGATGTCGGCCGCAATCATCAGCGGTGTCGGCGCCTTCGGCGGCAGCCTTTCAAACACATTCAATCTTCTGTCCGATACGATACAGAATTCGGCGGCGTCCCAGAACTGA
- the mutT gene encoding 8-oxo-dGTP diphosphatase MutT has product MSEAGRKIVLVAACALIDADGRILLAQRPEGKSLAGLWEFPGGKVEAGETPEETLVRELQEELGIQTKIACLAPLTFASHTYETFHLLMPLYICRRYEGIPHGREGQAIKWVRPQALRDYPMPPADEPLIPFLQDLL; this is encoded by the coding sequence ATGAGCGAGGCTGGCCGCAAAATCGTTCTCGTTGCCGCCTGCGCGCTCATCGATGCCGATGGCCGCATCCTGTTGGCGCAGCGTCCCGAAGGGAAATCCCTCGCCGGCCTTTGGGAATTTCCCGGCGGCAAGGTCGAGGCCGGCGAGACGCCGGAGGAGACGCTGGTGCGTGAGCTTCAGGAAGAGCTTGGCATCCAGACGAAGATCGCCTGTCTTGCGCCGCTGACTTTCGCCAGCCACACCTATGAGACCTTCCATCTGCTGATGCCGCTTTACATCTGCCGGCGCTATGAGGGCATCCCGCATGGCCGGGAAGGGCAGGCGATCAAATGGGTGCGGCCGCAAGCTCTGCGTGACTATCCCATGCCGCCGGCCGACGAGCCGCTGATCCCGTTCCTGCAGGATCTGCTTTAG